From a region of the Nitrospira sp. genome:
- a CDS encoding YjbQ family protein, giving the protein MAVQTVPLAIRMEGGTQLENITKFVADAVAGSTLRAGIVTVFVKHTTASVMIIEDEPGIRADTKMFWDRLIPPDPGWQHNTVNPGEDNGHSHLRGQLQGPSITIPFTAGALLLGTWQQIVLVDFDTRARTRELVVQVLGE; this is encoded by the coding sequence ATGGCTGTCCAAACGGTGCCGCTGGCGATTCGCATGGAGGGTGGCACGCAGCTCGAGAATATCACGAAATTCGTCGCCGATGCCGTGGCCGGATCGACTCTCCGGGCCGGGATCGTGACGGTCTTTGTCAAACACACCACTGCCTCCGTCATGATTATTGAGGATGAACCGGGGATTCGGGCCGACACGAAAATGTTTTGGGATCGCCTCATTCCTCCCGATCCTGGCTGGCAGCACAACACCGTCAATCCTGGGGAAGACAACGGCCACAGCCACCTTCGAGGGCAACTCCAGGGGCCTTCCATCACCATTCCGTTCACGGCCGGCGCCCTGCTGCTGGGAACGTGGCAGCAAATCGTGCTTGTCGATTTTGACACTCGCGCCAGAACCCGTGAGCTTGTTGTGCAGGTCCTGGGTGAGTAA
- a CDS encoding trypsin-like peptidase domain-containing protein — protein MLGSSVNAAEWGKPLGAAYDGPEGKPRPVTPSTAELSADERSTIGVFERAAKSVVFIANTAIQQDIWSLNVMEVPQGSGSGFVWSKQGHIVTNFHVIYGADTIKVTLADRSEHQAKLVGADPDHDLVVLQIQVPDGHLEPLAIGSSHDLRVGQKVLAIGNPFGLDHTLTTGIVSALGRTIKSLSNRTIEGVIQTDAAINPGNSGGPLLDGAGRLIGVNTQIVSPSGAYAGIGFAVPADTVNRIVPELIKHGKLIRPGLGVSLVPDAIAKRWGIKGLIIGKVTRGGAADRAGLKGARETVAGQIQLGDIVVSVGGKPVATADDLMDVMEEHKVGDQVSVEILRGNRREKVSVILQAVN, from the coding sequence ATGCTCGGCTCCTCGGTCAACGCCGCGGAATGGGGCAAGCCGCTGGGTGCCGCTTATGACGGTCCTGAAGGCAAGCCGCGCCCGGTGACACCCTCGACCGCGGAACTCAGCGCTGACGAACGATCGACCATTGGGGTGTTTGAGCGAGCGGCCAAGTCGGTGGTCTTCATTGCCAACACGGCAATCCAACAGGACATCTGGTCGCTCAATGTCATGGAAGTGCCGCAGGGTTCAGGATCCGGTTTTGTGTGGAGCAAGCAGGGCCACATCGTCACCAACTTTCACGTCATCTATGGGGCCGACACGATCAAGGTCACCTTGGCCGACCGAAGCGAACACCAGGCCAAGCTGGTCGGCGCCGATCCCGATCATGATCTGGTGGTGCTGCAAATTCAGGTGCCGGATGGTCACCTCGAGCCGCTGGCCATCGGTTCCTCTCATGACTTGCGCGTCGGACAAAAGGTGCTGGCGATCGGAAATCCTTTCGGGCTCGATCATACCTTGACGACCGGGATCGTGAGTGCGTTGGGACGGACGATCAAGTCACTGTCCAACCGGACGATCGAAGGGGTGATCCAAACCGATGCGGCGATCAATCCCGGCAACTCGGGCGGACCGTTGCTGGACGGCGCCGGCCGGTTGATCGGCGTGAATACGCAAATCGTCAGTCCGAGCGGAGCCTACGCCGGAATTGGTTTCGCTGTTCCGGCCGATACGGTGAACCGCATCGTTCCGGAACTCATCAAGCATGGAAAGCTCATTCGTCCCGGGTTGGGCGTTTCTCTTGTGCCGGATGCGATTGCAAAGCGATGGGGGATCAAGGGATTAATTATCGGCAAGGTGACGCGTGGCGGTGCCGCCGATCGCGCAGGTCTCAAGGGGGCACGTGAAACCGTTGCCGGGCAGATCCAACTCGGCGACATCGTGGTGTCGGTTGGCGGAAAGCCCGTCGCCACCGCCGATGATCTGATGGATGTGATGGAAGAGCATAAAGTCGGCGACCAGGTGAGTGTGGAGATTCTACGCGGGAATCGGCGTGAAAAGGTTTCGGTGATCCTTCAGGCCGTCAATTAG
- a CDS encoding AAA family ATPase — protein sequence MSDRRSPDQDVPKDRSDEPPLKTGTDPIELIEECLASFPDGDPRQKLLYKLRHAVMLSQATTQQRELEFKKVSEVVAKLTAPANRIGTLLEVPGEGLARIVVGGAEYYANVDPRVPQSDLKIGTQILVNEAYAVIKTLGYDRNGPILKLTEAMPDGRLRFEQEMGRQSLILQRSTDLLGVDLKAGDEIRIDPSHRVAIEKMVDRKASQHLLDEVPAVTWAQIGGQHEAIDAIRKAIEYPLLHAETFERFKFSQPKGFLLYGPPGCGKTLIGQAAAGSLAKLVGESTAERAADTDTRPPVTSGAFLHVKGPEILNMWLGESERMVRDLFEQARARRKDGALPFIFIDEAESILGTRRAMRSFNISNTLVPMFCSEMDGIESLRDVVIILASNRPDLIDPAVLRPGRIDRKIKVGRPSREASEEILKVYVTADLPLDPAVVKERGGEQGQVVTSLVQDVIEAIFRRTEENRLLSIRLRNGQSKVLYRGDLVSGAILASIVQRAKEKAIDRMIRAGQPAGLVAQDLLDAVSEEFREGEMLPPDDAAEEWLKLLDHHPEQVVGVSSFRRGRQTEERLVNQII from the coding sequence ATGAGTGATCGCAGATCTCCCGATCAGGATGTGCCAAAAGATCGCAGCGATGAGCCGCCGTTGAAGACCGGGACCGATCCGATCGAGTTGATCGAGGAGTGCCTGGCCTCTTTCCCCGACGGTGATCCGCGACAAAAGCTGCTGTATAAGTTGCGTCACGCCGTGATGCTGTCTCAAGCCACCACTCAACAACGTGAGCTGGAATTCAAAAAGGTCAGCGAGGTCGTCGCCAAACTGACGGCACCGGCGAATCGTATCGGCACCTTACTCGAGGTCCCGGGAGAGGGACTCGCACGTATCGTCGTCGGCGGGGCCGAGTATTATGCCAACGTTGATCCTCGTGTGCCTCAGTCCGACCTGAAGATCGGAACCCAAATTCTCGTCAACGAAGCCTACGCCGTCATTAAAACGCTGGGGTATGATCGAAACGGCCCTATTTTGAAACTGACCGAAGCCATGCCGGACGGTCGATTACGGTTCGAGCAGGAGATGGGCCGACAATCATTGATCCTACAGCGGTCGACCGATCTTCTCGGTGTGGACCTCAAGGCGGGCGATGAAATTCGCATCGATCCCAGTCACCGCGTGGCGATCGAGAAAATGGTAGACCGCAAGGCAAGCCAGCATCTCCTCGACGAAGTCCCTGCGGTCACGTGGGCGCAAATCGGCGGGCAGCACGAGGCGATCGACGCCATCAGAAAGGCGATCGAGTACCCCCTGTTGCATGCCGAGACATTCGAACGCTTCAAGTTCTCCCAACCGAAAGGCTTTCTTCTTTATGGCCCGCCGGGATGCGGAAAAACGCTCATTGGACAGGCGGCGGCGGGCAGCCTTGCCAAACTGGTCGGCGAATCCACAGCGGAGCGCGCTGCTGATACGGACACACGCCCCCCGGTGACGAGCGGTGCATTTCTCCACGTGAAAGGGCCTGAAATCCTCAACATGTGGCTTGGGGAATCGGAGAGGATGGTCCGTGACCTCTTCGAACAGGCTCGTGCGCGGCGCAAAGACGGCGCCTTACCGTTTATTTTTATCGATGAAGCCGAGTCGATTTTAGGAACACGGCGCGCGATGCGGTCTTTCAATATCTCGAACACGCTCGTCCCGATGTTTTGCAGTGAAATGGACGGGATCGAGTCGCTCCGGGATGTGGTCATTATTCTGGCCTCCAACCGGCCGGACTTGATCGATCCGGCGGTGCTGCGTCCCGGCCGCATCGATCGAAAGATCAAAGTTGGTCGCCCGAGTAGGGAGGCGTCGGAAGAGATCTTGAAAGTGTACGTGACTGCAGACCTCCCGCTGGATCCGGCGGTGGTGAAAGAACGAGGCGGCGAGCAAGGGCAGGTTGTTACATCGCTCGTTCAAGATGTCATTGAGGCGATCTTTCGGCGGACGGAAGAAAACCGGCTTCTGTCCATCCGACTTAGGAACGGTCAAAGCAAGGTGCTCTATCGGGGTGATCTCGTGAGCGGAGCGATCTTGGCCTCGATTGTCCAACGCGCCAAGGAAAAGGCGATCGACCGCATGATTCGGGCAGGACAGCCGGCGGGATTAGTGGCTCAGGATTTATTGGACGCGGTCTCGGAAGAGTTCAGAGAAGGCGAAATGTTGCCGCCGGACGATGCGGCCGAAGAATGGCTGAAATTACTCGACCATCATCCGGAACAGGTCGTAGGCGTTTCCTCATTCCGGCGAGGCCGCCAGACTGAAGAGCGTCTCGTGAATCAAATTATTTGA